In Amaranthus tricolor cultivar Red isolate AtriRed21 chromosome 3, ASM2621246v1, whole genome shotgun sequence, a single window of DNA contains:
- the LOC130807474 gene encoding tetraketide alpha-pyrone reductase 2-like has product MLYCVTGGTGFIAGYLIKALLQQGHTVRATVRDPHNLEKVGFLWELEGAKERLSLYKADLLVDGSFDDCINGVDGVFHTACTVFLPHGSQDFHGLIVDPCINGTKNVLNSCIKAKSVKRIVLTSSCSAVRYRDDVQQVSPLNESHWSDPEYCKRYSLWYPYAKTLGEKTAWEVAEENGLDLVVVNPSFVVGPLLSPHPTSTLEFLLSLTKGALGEYPNQVIGFVHIDDVVTAHILAMEEEKASGRLICSSSVHHWSDIMKMLKEKYPMYPFESKMSSRVGDNNPHSMDSSKIMLLGFSGFKNISQMFDDCIKSFQDKGCL; this is encoded by the exons ATGCTTTATTGTGTGACCGGAGGAACTGGCTTCATAGCCGGTTATTTGATTAAGGCTCTCCTTCAACAAGGTCATACTGTTCGTGCCACTGTCCGAGATCCTC ATAATCTGGAAAAGGTTGGATTTTTGTGGGAACTTGAAGGAGCCAAGGAACGATTGTCTCTATACAAAGCTGATTTGTTGGTCGATGGTAGCTTTGATGACTGCATTAATGGAGTTGATGGAGTTTTCCACACCGCTTGCACTGTCTTTCTGCCTCATGGCTCCCAGGATTTTCAT GGTCTGATAGTTGATCCTTGTATAAATGGGACCAAAAATGTCTTGAATTCATGCATAAAGGCAAAATCTGTAAAGAGGATTGTGCTCACTTCATCCTGCTCTGCCGTACGGTATCGAGATGATGTCCAGCAAGTGTCTCCCCTAAATGAATCACATTGGAGTGATCCAGAGTACTGCAAGCGCTACAGT CTATGGTATCCATACGCGAAGACTTTAGGAGAGAAGACAGCATGGGAGGTAGCTGAAGAAAATGGTCTTGATTTAGTGGTTGTTAATCCATCGTTTGTGGTTGGTCCGTTGCTTAGTCCACATCCAACAAGCACACTGGAATTTTTACTTTCACTTACTAAAG GTGCTCTAGGAGAGTATCCCAACCAGGTTATCGGGTTTGTTCACATAGATGATGTAGTCACTGCTCACATTTTAGCAATGGAGGAAGAAAAAGCGTCTGGAAGGTTAATTTGTTCAAGCTCAGTCCATCACTGGTCAGATATCATGAAGATGCTCAAGGAGAAGTATCCGATGTATCCGTTCGAAAGCAA GATGAGCAGTAGGGTAGGAGACAACAACCCACATAGCATGGACAGTAGCAAGATAATGCTGCTAGGATTCTCTGGTTTTAAAAATATCTCACAAATGTTTGATGATTGCATCAAGAGCTTCCAAGATAAAGGATGTTTGTAA
- the LOC130807472 gene encoding uncharacterized protein LOC130807472, which translates to MEALPHICTSGHEIWRSRCPLICFDIVELHLPDRVMRQFGLEQVIPQACDTQRQLHAIDRRTGDKNYLVRHRSHVDAWNDRASTLVGGDNFTGHSSAMYMSWYRRISILRLTNIAFAQPGSHYHPTSTLLAERIRSVLIQCNDTIQGAATSPVDVGYRLYSQTLGSINASLTDALSQAGYEYLIPTPPVIGDVDDTFHTPSPRSSAHRGSSSGGSSSRSTRGRQRSSTQGRSSRSPSTSATMSPFVPPSSINTPPPHPSPPQRIITYQRASQRRAPTLNVIAEVDEFTPSSSTGAQNKRGRGL; encoded by the exons atggaagctctaccgcacatatgtacatcgggccacgagatttggagatcgcgttgtcctcttatttgctttgacatcgtcgagctacatctcccggatcgtgtcatgcgtcaattcggtttggagcaggtaattccgcaagcctgtgacacccaacgtcaactacatgcgatcgatcggaggactggggacaagaactacctcgtacgacatagatcgcatgtagatgcgtggaacgaccgagcatctacattggttggaggagataacttcacaggtcatagctctgctatgtacatgagttggtacaggcgcatctccatattacgcctaacgaacatcgcatttgcgcagccaggatcacattaccatccgacatctacgttactg gctgagcgcatccgatcggtgttgatacaatgtaatgacacgattcaaggggccgctacatcgccagttgacgTGGGCTATCGGCTATATTCTCAGACCTTAGGCTCCATTAATGCgtcgttgaccgatgcattgagtcaagcgggttatgagtacctcataccgactccacccgtcattggcgacgtagatgacacattccacactccttctccaaggagttcagcccatcgaggtagctcttccggaggatccagttctcggtccacaagaggccgccagcgttcatctactcagggtcggtcttccagatcgccatcgacatccgctactatgtcgccgttcgttcccccgtcttccatcaacactcctccgccacatccatcgcctccgcaaaggattatcacatatcagcgtgctagtcaacgacgagctcctactcttaatgtcattgcggaggttgacgagttcacaccatcatcatccaccggtgcgcaaaacaaaaggggccgggggttgtag
- the LOC130807473 gene encoding uncharacterized protein LOC130807473: MKKFRVFCTDPDATDSSSSDEDEKIKENPLKKKRFLREITIKNGRKASEKPMAKGSPTARMPKKAVKYPGVRLRPWGKYAAEIRHPIDKVRIWLGTFNTAKEAYDVYYLKKLEFDALRMTRKSNNNNNSVELQTDNLPISEEKTDVKEEIVDEKKGGLPISEGQTVVKEEIVDEKEVVVKEIPAGVMRVKSGKWGARVSHPKTSDRIWLGTFDTAEEAIRVCKQKEGEFEDKYKGKERMSNEPCEGDFHGVKGLESTKECSTVRVLGGRRCEARVWHPKVKNCSSVGTFKTRKLARIDRSRRHECGCGNIEAPRGFDGQEIVVGLAAPGLFDDGDDAKMKSTNSDLVKDTKSEKTGGAEFRECETGNTNEPLNNGVGFIERDVVSGLSTKIKTTNLGFVKTINNEESGDVELPTGVSPVRMTKSSNFSAWIPHSVSGIEHIVHSYETLEKDVGSIKMTHFEQCFKSRKRVRPDDDDDEVTVTPNKTDSEVLYGSPTSMLDVNSEDYAITWSGLKSEVEHGAVHGLLALVFEKKRVKGEDSIVQQTKGSDGISEAQLKVVVPFTFDEAVKVGIVNE, from the coding sequence ATGAAGAAATTCCGTGTGTTCTGTACAGACCCAGATGCTACAGACTCATCATCAAGCGATGAAGAtgagaaaatcaaagaaaaccccCTTAAAAAGAAGCGTTTTCTTCGGGAAATTACCATTAAAAATGGCAGAAAAGCATCGGAAAAACCCATGGCTAAGGGTTCTCCGACTGCAAGGATGCCAAAAAAGGCGGTCAAATACCCGGGAGTTCGATTGAGACCTTGGGGAAAGTATGCTGCTGAAATTCGACACCCAATTGATAAGGTAAGAATTTGGTTAGGAACTTTTAATACTGCTAAAGAAGCTTATGATGTTTATTACTTAAAGAAACTTGAATTTGATGCTTTACGAATGACTAGGaagtctaataataataataattctgtTGAATTACAAACTGATAATTTGCCAATTTCTGAGGAGAAAACTGATGTAAAAGAAGAAATAGTTGATGAAAAAAAGGGAGGTTTGCCTATTTCTGAGGGGCAAACTGTTGTAAAAGAAGAGATAGTTGATGAAAAAGAGGTTGTAGTCAAGGAGATTCCTGCTGGTGTAATGAGGGTTAAATCAGGGAAATGGGGAGCTAGGGTTAGTCATCCAAAAACAAGTGATAGAATTTGGTTGGGAACTTTTGATACTGCTGAAGAGGCTATTAGGGTTTGTAAGCAAAAAGAAGGTGAATTTGAGGATAAATATAAGGGTAAGGAGAGGATGAGTAATGAACCTTGTGAAGGAGATTTTCATGGTGTTAAAGGTTTAGAGAGTACAAAAGAATGTTCAACTGTTAGGGTTTTGGGGGGTAGAAGGTGTGAAGCTCGAGTTTGGCACCCGAAAGTGAAAAATTGTAGTTCGGTGGGTACGTTTAAAACTCGTAAACTGGCTCGGATTGATCGTTCTAGGAGACATGAATGTGGGTGTGGAAACATCGAGGCACCTCGAGGTTTTGATGGTCAGGAGATTGTTGTGGGTTTGGCTGCTCCCGGCTTGtttgatgatggtgatgatgcAAAAATGAAGTCTACAAATTCTGATCTTGTGAAGGATACTAAAAGTGAAAAAACCGGAGGTGCTGAGTTTCGGGAATGTGAAACCGGTAACACCAATGAACCTCTAAACAATGGGGTCGGTTTTATCGAAAGAGATGTTGTATCTGGTTTGtcaacaaagattaaaactacaAATTTGGGGTTTGTTaagacaataaacaatgaagaatctgGAGATGTAGAGTTGCCTACTGGTGTTAGCCCTGTTAGGATGACAAAATCAAGTAACTTCAGTGCTTGGATCCCTCATTCAGTATCGGGGATTGAACATATTGTGCATTCTTACGAAACCCTTGAAAAGGATGTGGGCAGTATTAAAATGACTCATTTTGAGCAATGTTTTAAGTCTAGGAAGAGGGTCAGacctgatgatgatgatgatgaagttaCAGTTACTCCTAACAAGACTGATTCCGAGGTTCTTTATGGCTCTCCAACTTCAATGTTAGATGTTAATTCGGAGGATTATGCAATCACTTGGTCTGGGTTGAAGAGTGAAGTTGAACATGGGGCAGTTCACGGCTTGCTCGCtttagtttttgaaaaaaagagAGTGAAAGGCGAGGATTCCATTGTTCAGCAAACCAAAGGAAGTGATGGTATTTCTGAGGCGCAGCTAAAGGTTGTTGTACCGTTCACTTTTGATGAAGCCGTGAAGGTTGGCATCGTGAACGAATAA